One window of the Cryptomeria japonica chromosome 7, Sugi_1.0, whole genome shotgun sequence genome contains the following:
- the LOC131074588 gene encoding uncharacterized protein LOC131074588, which yields MEIQNDTVEERRAHRNQMQCARCTTEKSGHRYSNWNNMDPGEQPQCLQILTQVEEMLIERISFVLQVTYARGGQLKYSGHTICFPQDISSIASHLPRHIDGLDMIIVNKASSGQQQYNFYVSRGCVHEALKYKICYDPYYKDVQLDELALSSLPINPANIFDLLYATTSNLDPIDLTFMQEDVTEDDPLIKNLQMTNSFVANLPPAHREVEEVRSLVQLGKGRPTPIVKWPPISPSPINEYTTKGLFVMSFPTLFPKGIVAFKQPFLKEVKLHEYALHLLRYHDNRFGQHPRFRYFILNILMHHRSQATTSVFVHKQLDDSMPITISDLRQRLKDLLDDKLADQLMRFSSSIHGTKPFWNQRRRELIDMVIQIGCPTLFFTLSAADTKWPDLHNIMPTTTPTNPYATTRWKLQNIVQNPHLIAMYMHHRFTAFREEVLEKLLGTNDYWYRYEWQHRGSAHIHGFIWLPQALDIGKLQWNNIQSVQNALAYIDKYVSAWNP from the exons ATGGAAATACAAAATGATACAGTGGAAGAAAGGCGTGCTCATCGAAATCAAATGCAATGCGCAAG ATGCACAACAGAAAAAAGTGGACACCGCTACTCAAATTGGAACAACATGGACCCTGGTGAGCAACCTCAATGTTTGCAAATACTAACTCAAGTTGAGGAGATGTTGATAGAAAGGATTAGCTTTGTCCTTCAAGTTACCTATGCAAGAGGAGGCCAACTAAAATATAGTGGCCACACTATTTGTTTTCCTCAAGACATTTCTTCAATTGCATCCCACTTGCCTAGGCATATAGATGGATTGGACATGATAATAGTAAACAAAGCAAGCAGTGGCCAACAACAATACAacttctatgttagtagaggatGTGTGCATGAGGCATTAAAATATAAGATTTGCTATGACCCATACTACAAAGATGTACAATTAGATGAATTAGCATTATCATCTTTACCCATTAACCCCGCTAATATATTTGACCTGCTATATGCAACAACTTCAAATCTTGATCCCATTGACCTAACTTTCATGCAAGAAGATGTTACAGAGGATGATCCATTGATAAAGAACTTGCAAATGACTAATTCATTTGTGGCAAATCTTCCACCTGCACATCGAGAGGTCGAAGAAGTGCGCTCTTTAGTACAACTAGGGAAAGGACGCCCAACTCCTATAGTTAAATGGCCACCCATTTCCCCATCTCCTATAAATGAATACACTACTAAAGGATTGTTTGTAATGTCATTCCCCACTTTGTTCCCTAAAGGTATAGTTGCATTCAAACAACCATTTCTCAAAGAAGTTAAGCTACATGAGTATGCTCTCCATCTTTTAAGATACCATGATAATAGATTTGGTCAACACCCAAGGTTTAGGTACTTCATATTGAATATACTTATGCATCATAGAAGTCAAGCCACCACATCTGTATTTGTCCACAAACAACTTGATGATTCAATGCCTATAACAATTTCTGACCTTCGACAAAGATTAAAGGACTTGCTTGATGACAAACTTGCAGATCAACTAATGCGCTTTAGCTCGTCAATTCATGGAACAAAACCATTCTGGAATCAACGTAGAAGGGAACTTATAGACATGGTCATCCAAATTGGTTGTCCAACGCTATTTTTCACACTCAGTGCTGCTGATACAAAATGGCCAGACTTGCATAATATCATGCCAACCACCACACCTACAAATCCATATGCAACTACTAGGTGGAAATTACAAAATATAGTTCAAAATCCACACCTTATTGCAATGTACATGCATCACAGATTTACTGCATTTCGTGAAGAAGTGTTGGAAAAACTTCTTGGCACAAATGACTATTGGTATAG GTATGAATGGCAACATAGAGGCTCTGCACATATCCATGGTTTCATTTGGCTACCACAAGCACTTGACATTGGCAAATTACAATGGAATAACATTCAGTCAGTACAAAATGCACTTGCTTACATTGATAAATATGTCTCCGCATGGAACCCATGA